GAAGTGCCAAGGGTTGCCTCTAGCCTTAGAAACAGTTGGATGTCTTTTACACACAAAACCATCTGTTTCACAATGGGAAGGTGTATTGAAAAGCAAGATATGGGAGTTACCGAAAGAAGACAGTAAAATCATCCCTGCTTTATTGTTGAGCTATTACCATCTTCCTTCTCATCTCAAGAGATGTTTCGCTTATTGTGCCTTATTCCCTAAAGATCACGAGTTTTACAAGGATAGCTTAATTCAGTTATGGGTGGCTGAAAATTTTGTACAATGCTCTCAAGAGAGTACTCCTCAAGAAGAAATTGGTGAACAATACTTCAATGATCTATTATCAAGGTCCTTCTTTCAACGATCAAGTAGAGAAAAGTGTTTTGTCATGCATGATCTTCTCAATGATTTGGCAAAATATGTTTGTGGGGACATCTGTTTCAGATTAGGAGttgataaaacaaaaagtatatcAAAAGTCCGTCATTTTTCATTTGTACCTGAATACCATCAATATTTTGATGGGTACGGGAGTTTATATCATGCTAAAAGGCTACGGACATTTATGCCCACACTTCCAGGACGAGATATGTATATTTGGGGTGGTAGGAAACTAGTAGATGAGTTGTGCTCCAAGTTTAAGTTCTTACGCATCTTATCTTTGTTTCGTTGTGATCTTATAGAGATGCCTGACTCTGTAGGCAATCTTAAGCATCTTCGTTCGTTAGACCTTTCTAAAACTTACATAAAAGAACTGCCTGATTCAATTTGTTTTCTCTGTAACTTGCAAGTCTTGAAGCTGAATTCTTGTGACCATTTGGAGGAGCTACCCTCAAATTTGCATAAACTCACCAATTTGCGCTGTCTTGAATTTATGTACACTAAAGTGAGAAAGATGCCAATGCATTTTGGAAAACTGAAGAATCTTCAGGTGTTGAGTTCGTTTTATGTTGGAATGGGCAGCGACAACTGCAGTATTCAACAGCTAGGGGAACTCAATCTTCATGGAAGGCTATCAATTGAGGAGCTGCAAAATATTGTGAATCCCTTGGATGCATTGGCCGcagatttgaaaaataaaactcatcTTCTGGATCTAGAGTTAAAATGGAATGAGCACCAGAACCTTGAtgattcaataaaagaaagacaaGTACTTGAGAATCTGCAACCTTCAAGACATTTGGAGAAATTGTCAATCGGGAACTACGGTGGTACTCAATTTCCTAGTTGGTTATTGGATAATTCATTATGTAATGTGGTGTGGTTAAGCTTGAAGAACTGTAAATATTGCCTATGTTTGCCTCCCCTTGGACTTTTGCCACTTCTGAAGGAGCTTTTAATTGGAGGGCTTGATGGGATTGTGAGTATTAATGCTGATTTTTACGGTAGTAGCTCTTGTTCATTTACATCCTTGGAATCTTTGGAGTTCTACGATATGAAGGAATGGGAAGAATGGGAATGTATGACAGGTGCTTTTCCACGTCTTCAACGTCTTTATATAGAGGATTGTCCCAAGCTGAAAGGGCACTTGCCAGAGCAACTATGTCAATTAAATGATCTAAAGATTTCTGGGTGCGAACAACTTGTACCTTCTGCTCTCAGTGCCCCTGATATTCATCAATTATTCCTAGGAGACTGTGGAAAGCTGCAAATTGATCATCCGACAACTTTGAAAGTGCTTACCATTGAAGGTTACAACGTGGAGGCAGCTTTACTCGAACAGATTGGACACAATTACGCTTGTTCAAATAAGAATATTCCCATGCACAGTTGCTATGATTTCCTTGTAAAGTTGGAAATCATAGGTGGCTGCGACTCTCTAACGACCATTCACTTAGATATCTTCCCAATACTCGGGGTCCTTTATATCAGGAAGTGTCCTAATCTACAGAGGATTTCACAGGGGCACGCTCATAATCATCTCGAGACTCTGAGTATCATAGAGTGCCCCCAATTAGAATCATTGCCTGAAGGAATGCATGTCCTCCTTCCATCTCTTGATTCTCTGTGGATAATTCATTGTCCAAAAGTTCAAATGTTTCCCGAAGGAGgtttgccatcaaatttaaaaaatatgcgTCTCTATGGTAGTTCCAAACTTATCTCCTTATTGAAAAGTGCCTTGGGAGACAATCACTCTCTAGAAAGATTATCTATTGGAAAAGTGGATGTTGAGTGTCTTCCTGAGGAAGGTGTACTGCCACACTCTCTTGTTACTCTAGACATCAGTCATTGTGAAGATCTAAAAAGACTGGACTACAAAGGTCTCTGCCACCTCTCCTCTCTCAAGAAATTGCATCTTTCTGACTGCCCCAGGCTCCAATGCTTACCGGAGGAGGGTCTGCCCAAATCCATTTCAACTTTGAGCATTTACAATTGTCCGTTGCTCAAACAACGTTGCCGGGAACCCAAAGGCGAAGACTGGCCAAAGATTGCTCACATTAAACGCGTGTCGTTACACGgtaatgatgttgatgtttaagAATTGTCGTCAAACTTCTACATGCTTCTTAACGCGtcagctttttttttcttttatatctaATACTTCCTCAGATCcaaattataagattatttataacaatttatttgtcttttttttataagattattttttaatttttagatgtattgattattttttttctgtatatttttacttaattattttctctacAAACAAACATTAATGAGAGTCAATATAGGTAGAgagatataaaaaatgataattttaaaataataactttgtAGCTATTCATCAGGTGCTAATTCTCGGTGGTATCTTTGTAGCTTTTGAAATATGATAttgtttatattaaatatgaaaaggCATTCAAAAATCATACTATGCATTGAAAACTCAGTCTTGCTTTGCAGAGCTTCCTATGATGTGGGTTGGGCTTCATTTTCTGTCTCTTCTCATCTTTTTTTGCTTGATGTTCTCATGTTACTTTTCCACATATCGGTTTTTCTGTTAATTACATGGTTAAATTATTCAGTGGATCcctatcatattttaaaattttcaggtAGGTttctaaactaaaaataataattaggtCCTTGATCATGTAAGTTTTTAAATCGAGTCcctaagatttttaaaattaccatAAACTGTCATTTTCTGGCAGTTTCAATCTGCCAGATTAATAACCACCGGGACCTACTATTTTAATTTAGGGACTTACTTGAAAATTCCAAAATAATTTAAGGACCAATTAAGTAATTTAACCTAATAACATATTATGTAGCTTTCTGTTTTCAAATGTTTCCTTAACTTCGAAGAAACTCTTAGATTCTTAAAATCTACTAATGTCCATTCTTCTCATCTAATTATTGAAATGCATTTATGATATCAGATTGAAAGAGCTGTCAATCAGGAGCTATGTTAGTACAGATTTCCAAATTGGTTTGTACTTTGAAGATTAATCAATATCGGGGGAGTAATAGTTTGTACGTCAAAAGTATCATCAGAATACTATGGCAGAAATTCCAGCCACTGAATGCCTCCAAATTGTCTAGCTTTGGATAAGGTATCCACTCTGTTACATATAGTTACTTGTTTCTAATCAAATAGTTACTTGTTACATATAGTTACTCATCCCTATGCTGCAATCTTGTTTATTGGAAatgttttacatttttactCTCTAGATAGCATCTAATTGTAGCATAAGTGACACCTAACATTAATGGGGGAGGATAGCTTAACTTACACAGATCAGAGATGACTTTGAGTAAAAATCTACAAAAGTCTAATAGATGTTATATCCCAAGCATTAACAGATTAATACAATAAGATTTACTTTTGCATATGTATGAATCCACTTTCTTTCACAAACTAACTACTTTTGTCTATTCCTTTTTAAGTGCAACAATTTCTAAGATCATTGTGCTCCACCTTGTAGTTGAATTCTGTCAAAATACATTGTTTTATTTACTGGTCATGTTTGCTGATTACCAGgaaactaggaaattggcgaagGTCGTCAAACTCAAATTTTCTTGTGTCCATGGAAAGGATAAATTGCTCGATGACCAATGTCCTACTGGTGCCTTTGAAAGTCCTTGAGTGCAGGTGGTTAATGAGATGCATGGTTATTCTAAATTGTTTTAAACATTAGTTTATGTACAGCTAAATTTGTAACAGGATTATGGGTATTGCTTTTATTGGGAATTCACTGACTTATTAATTCCAGAGGTTACATCATGCAAGTACAtttctaaaatttcaaatttgttttcttctaaaaCTAATGATCGTGAATTCATGATACTTCTAACTTCTTTGGAACTCTCTTCAGCTATCTGAATCCATGTAAAAACTCTCtaattattttctaaacccaAATTTTATTCGTGGTTGTAGACGTCTGAATTATTTGTCAGATCAGATATTTAACAGATGAATTTTgttcccaattttttttataaagaattgtcgtctaaaaaagtatttactttatttttcttttattgcaaAGCTTTGAAATTGTTAAATGTGATTTTAGGCCCTAAATTAAATCTAACTAGAAGAGCTCCACGAGCAATAAgcaatttaatttgtttcattataaaagtttaaaacttaaatataaacaGAAATGCATTTCATTAATTTGCATGATGTCATTTAGCTAATGAATCAAACCAAAAGCACCATTGGCTGCATGTAGTAAATCACTCTTTATCTTTGCAGTCTCGAACTAAATGCGTTAATCTATACATCAATTGAAATCCTTGATATTTCTTTCACTTAATCATTTTGATTCTCAATACCACATGACTAACTATATCTCAACTTTTGTAGCACTATTTTTTTTAGCCTTCACCGTGGAACTTAGAAACATCATTGTCTCTTGGAATTTATTTTCTGCACTTCCACCATTACATCCTGCACCTCCCATCGCATCCAGGAAAGCcgattaaaaaaatgcaataatGATGAAAGTGCACAATACAATAGCCTTGGctctcttatttctttttgttttggccCTTTACATAAATGATTAGTATAAAAAGAAACAGCAACTTTCATGAAGCTGAAGTTTTAACAAAAATCACCAAATTAactattttacttttctttcatttgtttgtaaatagtctttaatttttatgttcttatcttTTATACTcttaaaatgtaataattagctttaatttttaaaaacacaaaattgttTCTATCCCAACTTCTCTTTAAAGAAGGAAAACCCAATATAAGAACTTCGCAAATACATTACATTAAGTTAAACAAGAAcgtattttgtattttgttattgaTTCCCGCTACCCACTTATATTCAATGTTTattctatttgaatttttttatttattcttaagaTAACCAGATATCAGGCATATCTATTATTAATGCAATGCATTTATAACACTATCATCCTTTCTTTGGTTAGAAACTAACATACAAAGACATGAATATTAGAGACAAGCATCAGAACACAACTTAATGTTACTGGAACGAGCAATATTAATCTAGCACAACATAATTACAAAGTTTAGAATAAAATCAACTAGTAGTACGCATATAAAATCACATCAATTTCTCCAGGCTACAACTCCAAACTCCCATTTTTTCATGATTTCTGCATGATGATAAGCACAAGGTgagattttatcaaaaaaagtaaaaaaaaaaaaagagagagagagagagagagagagagagagagagagactcaTAACATACACTTTACAATAAAAGATAAACATAAACAGAACTAGTCATCCAAATGAGGGCATCTCTAAAGTCTAACCTGCATTGGAAGGTACAATTTGAACTCTGGAGGGAGTTCCTCTTCAGAGTAGAGGCGGTCAGAGAAGTAAATCCTTCTCAGGCGACAGTTTGCATGGACCTGAACTTGCAGTGTCTCCACATAATTAGTACCATATGCTCTCTTGGTGAAATCAGCCAGGTTAAACTGGATTTGATTCCACCCCTCATCATTCTCAGTGGCATAGTGCAATGTAGGGCTTTACCCGAGTGACAGCCTATTATGACATGAAAATAAGAGAACATGAAATCATTTGTAATCCATATTTGAcagtatttaaaaaagaaaagggaccCATGTATTTCAGAAAACATATCAAGATTGTTTTAGCAAAAATGGTTGTTATAATTTTcctaatctttttatttttataaacatcACAGTATAACTAAAGAATGACATTGGATGATAATAAGAACTATTTTAACACTAATATTCCCCAGTCTTACGGTGATTTAAAAACGAAAGATTGTACTTAATAGATGTACTTAATCTCAATGCAATTCTGCACATACAAACTAATTAAATGTAGatgcagtaaaaaaatgtgaatttcATCAGACTCGAGGAACATAACCAAGATTCCTCTAAGACTTTCTAACTAAAAAATACAATGACCCAAAAATAGAATCATGCCAAAGCATTACTATTTAGAAAATCAAAGTTCTCTATGATATTAGGTACAAGCAAGCAGTCGTGCACAAAATACATatggaagaaattaaaattctgcaagttgtgGGTAAACCCATTCGACACACAAACATGGGCAGACTTACACACTTGAAAATTTGAGGCTTGAAATCGTCGTCTGACATTCTTATCATCCAAAACTTGAATCTCAAATGTGAAATACTTCTTTAGATTCTTGACAATCAAAACCAAGAATGGAAGTTTTATACCAAGTGTTGCAGCTGGGTCAGCTGGGCATGTAATGTATGTGGACTGAATATTTGATCCAATTATTTCCAGTACATTGGATTGTATGTCTTCATCCTGTGGTCGTTTAACATGGGCATTCACAACTAAACAAAGTTCAAGAAAAATCAGTCACATAATATTTACCTTGAACATGAAAAAGATTGTTCTTATAATCAAACAAGCCACAAATATGCTAACTATGAGGCCAGCTTTCATGATTTTTCCATAGGAGGGCATTTGGGTTTTTTCAGAATTTATAAGAGGATTACTCGGTTGTTTTTATCTGAAGGAATGCATAATGGTAATACACAATTATGTAGCAGTATGAGCACCTGCCAAAGAAACAAGTACCAAGCCCTATCTCCTGCCAGGCTATTACAGCCACTACCAGTACCCATTCGGGTTTGGCCAGACATTTTTATGGATTTCATTGGACTATTGGAGGGTTAACTAAGCCAATGTAGTGGACACTATCATGGTTATAGTGTATAGATTCACTAAATATGCCCATTTTGTGGTTTTAAGTCACCCTTACTTGGCTAAGGAAGTGTCCGAAGTTTTATTAAAGAAGCTGTCAAACTGCATGGCTGCTCATCATCAATAGTCTCTGACTGGGACAGGCTCTTTCTTATCAGCTGATTTTGGACTGAGTTATTCAAGATGGAAGGTACCAAACTCAAATTTAGTTTGGCTTACCACCCTCAACCTGATAGCCACACTAAGGTTGTCAATAGATGCATAGAGATGAATTTGCAATGTTTAACAACTTCAAAGCGTAAGCAATGGCCAAATGTCTCAGTTGGGCTGAGTATTTTGGTATAACACCAATAATCATGGCACCACTGCATGTACCTGGTTTCTTTTTCCCTTAATTGATAATACAGAAGATTCGTTCTTTTCCATTCTTTTTTTCCCTCTGTCATTCTATACATTCTTGAGTAATTTGTTTACAGATCTAACCTAGTCTAAAAAGGGGTGGGTCCTAAATCCCTTCTATACTATTTAGAAGTCCCACAACTCCATCAACTGATGAGAGGGTTAACCATTTAATGACAGAACAGGATCAGATGTTGATGATCTCAAGCATAACTTGATGTTGGCCAAAAATACAATGAAAACATAAGGTGACAAGTATAGAAGGGGATGTATACTACCAATGTGGAGATTTAGTTAGGCCGGTTAATGAAAAGCTAGGTCCTAGGTTCTTTGTAATTGAAGTTGCCTGCTAGCAGCTGTCTACACCTGTTGATATTCAAGCATTGCTTACCTTTCTATCTGATGAGTGATGAATGGGAGCTTGAGATACAGCCTGACGCAGCAAAGGTGCTGGATTACAGAATCAATACAGAGGATCTCACCGAAGTCCTAATTAAATGGCAGGACCTTCCTGACTTTGAAAATTCTTGGGAATATCTACAAGACTGCAAGAATAGTTTCCTACATTTTACCTTGAAGACAAGTTGAAGGCTTCTAGGGAAAGTATTGTCAGGTGATCACCTATCACTATGGTTTATATTAGGATTAGGAAAGAATGCAGAGAGGCAATCAAGGAGAATCAAATGCTTAATGTAACAGAGTGCATGAGAACAAGCAAGGGAAATTGAGTGATTTGTGTAACTGATAGGACCTTTGCTCCTATTGCTATTGGATTCTATAGTCTATACTAAAAGGAAGGGGGTTCTAGGAGGGTGAGGAGGAGCTGAGTTGACATGTTATAGCAAGATATAGGGGCAAGGTTAGCATGATAGTGTGGAATTTTGGTTAGACTTTCCAcagggattttttttattgatgagcATTAGCTTTGGTAGAATGTGTCAAGGAGATTCATCTCGGGTTGTTACTTGTTTCCATTTTCTGCCAGTAAAAGCTGCAGTCCAATccttttgaattaaataacactCATATAGTAGGACACTGGTTTCTTACGTTGGTGTTCCACTAAATGGTGCAGCTTCACTAGTCGCTACTCACTAGGATGCCATCTGGAATAGAACCTAAGTTCGACGATGAGTCTGAAATGATCAGACAACGGTTGCTACAGATAATTCACAAAATGAAGAACAATCCAAAGTCATTGAAGAGATTGCAGAGGAAAAGACAATCACTGAGGTGAATAGTGATTAAGAGATCTTAGATGTGGAGAGTGATGGTGCAGAATGAGAGTTTGATCAAATTTAAGTGGTTATTATGTTCCATaaatttttagaaaagaaattGGCTGGAGATTGATGTTCGGAAATTGAGGTAACTTGATACTCCCAGTGTGTCGTATTTTCTAAGACCTAGGATCAGCCAAACTCCAATCATTATAAGGCTAGCATGTGTTTTGTCTataatttcatacaaaaattGGTGATTGTGGGTGCCAGCCATAGTTATCAATAGCATGTCACGCTGGTGAAAGCAAGCATCCCCACTCCAGAAGGTGGTGTCACGCCTTGCTGTCAGTGGTTGTGCTGCCTTTCACGGCCATAACTGTGTGAAATTGCACCAATACACAACTTTTTCTGCCTCGATATGTGTTTTAGGGCCGGGTAAAAGAGACACCACAAAAATGGTATCGTTTTGGCCCTTGGGAGGGGGGAGGTAATGAAGGGTAAGAAGTGCTCCCACCATCTGGTACATAGGATAGCCCCCTTAACTGACCATAGCAAACCTCCTAACCAACTCCAACTAAGTTATGTTTACAATTGGCTTACTCCTTCTCTTCCTAACATTGACCTGTTTAACTATAGGTCTGCTATCAGTCAGCCACATGGTGGGAATCTTACTACTTCACGACATAaaccataaataaaattctGAAAACGAGAATTAAGCATCATTAGGTTGTAATTTCAGACAATGCAAGGTAGAGTATTGAATTTAAAACAAGCTCAAAATAAAGTCCAGTCATTGGTTTAACTATAGGTCTGCTATCAGTCAGCCACACGGTGGGAATCTTAATACTTCATGACATAAACCATAAAtagaattctgaaaacaagAATTAAGTATCATTCGGTCATAATTTCAGACAATGCAAGGCAGAGTATTGAATTTAAAACAAGCTCAGAAGATTTGATCTTACAAGGGGTGTATTTCAGACAATAAAGTCCAATTATTGGTtggaaaatgaataattaagatTGTAATAACTTCATACTTTGTTATACATGTGCATGTTTCTTATCACAATCCCTCACTCTGAAGCATTCAAATCCCAAAATATTACCACTTGATGTAACTGCAAACAAGAAATTACGTACCTTCTTTGTCCCATATCTGCAAAGGTTTACtcctatttaatattaaaaaataatgagaaatttcAGCAACTTCATCACAGCAAACATGAGAAACAGAAATATGAAACAAACACGCCAAAACAGAGCATACCCAAGGCTGTACAAAATGGAAAGAAATCCAGATTGGAATGTGTTCTTGAAAATCTTCTGCACcaccaaaaccaacaaaacaacAATAGCCAATTTtaaaacctaatttttttttaaaaaaaaattgcaacaaaaaGAACATGACACAAAATTAGCTCGCAATTCCACACAGAAGAATCTAAACGGAATGGACTCGGGTTCAGGAAAGAAAAGAGGGAACGAAAAACAAAGCAAACGAAGATTACGAGGCGTGAGAGAGAGATGAACGAACGCGAAGTAGCAATGCGAAACCCTAAATCTTCGAGGTTTTTGCTTGCTTGCGTTACAGAACAACAAACAACGATTTAtaagtatttaaattaaatatataaggcTTAAACAACAATTTGATTTCCACccctcaaaaaatatatttgatttccataaatacatttttataacGAAAATACACTATTTtggtctattttattttattttattgtcacttaatgaaataaatttcaatcattattaaaatttataagaaataaatgtctttaaatatatataaacaaactaTAGTTAGATTAAAAttgtttatcattaatttatcttTGATAAGAaattacacacatatatatatgcatatataattagataaataatGAGATCTGTTTATTTTTTGCAAACATGCATTTCGCGTCATTCTGAAAGTGAGTCAGTattttaatgcattttgaagaATGGAatgttattcttatttttaaaaattaagtgtataacttcaaaatttattatgaatctCCGATCCTATTGAAAGAGATtcagtattttaatttatgttactcttattttttaaaattaacttt
The nucleotide sequence above comes from Glycine soja cultivar W05 chromosome 11, ASM419377v2, whole genome shotgun sequence. Encoded proteins:
- the LOC114376129 gene encoding putative disease resistance RPP13-like protein 1, yielding MPVLETLGGALFGAVLQVLFDKLDSHQVLDYFLGRKLDGRLLKKLKRKLVSVNAVVDDAEQKQFTDAYVKAWLDDVRDVLLDTEDLLDEIDCEFSKTELEAESQTSASKVCDFESRIIDVLDDLDSLLDQKNDLGLKNVSDVGVGSGSGSKVSQKLSSTSLVVESVIYGRDYDKDMILNWLTSDTDNHNKISILSIVGMGGMGKTTLAQHVYNNPRIQEAKFDIKVWVCVSDDFDVLMLTKTILNKITKSKEDSGDDLEMVHGRLKEKLSGNKYLLVLDDVWNEDRDQWKALQTPLKYGAKGSKILVTTRSNKVASIMQSNKVHELKQLQEDHSWQVFAQHAFQDDYPKLNEQLKEIGIKIVEKCQGLPLALETVGCLLHTKPSVSQWEGVLKSKIWELPKEDSKIIPALLLSYYHLPSHLKRCFAYCALFPKDHEFYKDSLIQLWVAENFVQCSQESTPQEEIGEQYFNDLLSRSFFQRSSREKCFVMHDLLNDLAKYVCGDICFRLGVDKTKSISKVRHFSFVPEYHQYFDGYGSLYHAKRLRTFMPTLPGRDMYIWGGRKLVDELCSKFKFLRILSLFRCDLIEMPDSVGNLKHLRSLDLSKTYIKELPDSICFLCNLQVLKLNSCDHLEELPSNLHKLTNLRCLEFMYTKVRKMPMHFGKLKNLQVLSSFYVGMGSDNCSIQQLGELNLHGRLSIEELQNIVNPLDALAADLKNKTHLLDLELKWNEHQNLDDSIKERQVLENLQPSRHLEKLSIGNYGGTQFPSWLLDNSLCNVVWLSLKNCKYCLCLPPLGLLPLLKELLIGGLDGIVSINADFYGSSSCSFTSLESLEFYDMKEWEEWECMTGAFPRLQRLYIEDCPKLKGHLPEQLCQLNDLKISGCEQLVPSALSAPDIHQLFLGDCGKLQIDHPTTLKVLTIEGYNVEAALLEQIGHNYACSNKNIPMHSCYDFLVKLEIIGGCDSLTTIHLDIFPILGVLYIRKCPNLQRISQGHAHNHLETLSIIECPQLESLPEGMHVLLPSLDSLWIIHCPKVQMFPEGGLPSNLKNMRLYGSSKLISLLKSALGDNHSLERLSIGKVDVECLPEEGVLPHSLVTLDISHCEDLKRLDYKGLCHLSSLKKLHLSDCPRLQCLPEEGLPKSISTLSIYNCPLLKQRCREPKGEDWPKIAHIKRVSLHD